In Apteryx mantelli isolate bAptMan1 chromosome 8, bAptMan1.hap1, whole genome shotgun sequence, the genomic window CCTCTCaaccacaagaagagccctggaGGCTGCTCTGGAGGGGAGGGAGCTCTGTTCGCAGGAGGAGGCTCCATCCTGGGCATTGGGTTGGACATTGGTGGCAGCATCCGCCTGCTGTCCAGCTTCTGTGGGCTGTGTGGGCTCAAGCCCACGAGTGACAGGCTCAGGTAGGTGCTGGGGtctgccctgcctgccctgtCGAAAGTCTGTGTTTTCTGACTGACATTTGCAGGCTAGCACAACTGAATTCCCAGCCAGCCCCTTGCAGGGTGAGGATGATGTGCTCAGCATGCTCTTCCCACTTCAGGAAGAGATGCCCTGAAGGAGCTTGGTCTCAAGAGCTGCAGATGGGATGTATGTCGTCTAGCCTTGCCCTCCAAAGCCAGGCAAAGGGCTGGGAGAAATCACCTGGCTCAACCAACCCACAAAAGCTGACATTTAGTCTGGAAGGGGCCACCAAATGTCCAACCCACATGTCTTGTCATCCACAGAGAAACTTTACAACCTTTAGGAGGCAAGCCACAAAGCAACCCAGTGGCCAGAGAAGGGAGAACAGGAGCAACTGTGGGTGTTGCCAGTGTCTGAGGGACCTGCAGCAACTAGGGCTCCTAGTTGCAGCCCTGCCCACAAGACTTTCTTCCTGATCACAAACCTTGGGCAACTTCCCCTGGGGCAGGCTTTCAATCTCTGTCTCACCCTCTGTCCATGAGTCCCAGATACTGCTGTcgtttgtatttaaaaatgtgtttctttctcttccacaGTTACTGGGGAGTTAGTGGTCCAGTGCATCGCCTCCAAACAGGTGAGTCAGATTCTGGGTGAGGAGACCTCAAAAGCAAGGAAGATGCTTGTTATTGCTGCTGATAAAAAGCCCCCTCAGAGAACAAGGGTGGCCTGATGGCTTCACAGCTCATCTTGGTCAGAGAAAATTGCCACCTAGATTTACCAAGCTCTCTGGCTGCCTGCTCTTCATTTCAGTCAATGGGAGTGAGATCCTTGTGGATGTTTAAGGGTTAATAATTAAGGTCCTTGGGGCAGGTATTAGCACTCATAGCACTGAGAACAACACCCTTGTAGCACCCTTTTTATGCCTCTCACTAGCCTCAGTCAACTTTGCTTGATCAACTTGCAAATCTGCAAGCTGATTTTTCCTGCCTTCTCATGTATTTTTGCAGTCTCCATTTAATCAATGACAAGCAGCGTTTTGGCTGTGATGGGCCAGCTCTTCCCACCAGCATTGCCTCTGTTCTTTATTCATGTCTGGGGCAAGGGAGAAGGAAGCACCTTTCCCTCCCTGCTTATTGCAGAAGAGATAATGGAGATCAGAACTGCCAAGGGCACAGAGCGTGTCGGTCCATAGCCAGTTTTGTCACAGTGGGAGTGGAAAGCCCTTCTCAGCCCTGGCCAAAAAAATACCTATCAACTTAATCAGCAATATGTGGACACACATATGCAAAAAATGATGTTACCAGAGGCCATGTAGAGTGAACCTGGGGGCTAGATCTTATGGACCTAAAATTTCCTATCTTTGTTTGGTAGCTGCATAATATAAGATCTTCTTTCATGGTCATGGGTggtgggaaggagagaaagaaaaaaggacaatcTTGTGTGATAGCAGCACATCCACCCTTGACCCATCCCTGAGTGGGGACAGACAATTAGTTTCTTCCCGGTTTAACTGCCTCCCCTGCTTAACCATGAGCTGTTTGGTGGCACTGACATAAGAGCAGTCATAAGATTGGGGTTTCTTTTCCCTGCTGGCAGGAAAAACAGCCCCAGAAATTGTTCTTGTAATCACTATGTGGCTACAGAGCCACAATAAATGTGTAGCAATGAGTTTTCAGCTGGGCCTGTTCCGCAGTGTGAGGATCAGGTTAAGGAGAGCTTTGCTGCAACATTTCTCAGGGTACCTGCTCGTGTGTGGGGCTAGTGGCATTACTGCATCGCACACACTCTGCCTCTTTCCCCAGGGAGGCATGGTGCATATTGGCCCCTGCCCGGCTGCGTGCCCGCTCAGTGACCAACACAGTTTTGTGTTCGGCTCGTTGCAGGTCATCGAAGGAACTCGCAGACCTCCATGCTGCCATGATGGTAATGGGACTCTGTGAACGTGATGAATACCATCCCTGCTCCTGAGCGAGGCTGTCTTGCCACTGGTGTGATGGCTGTTTGACATGGGTCCTCAGGCTGCTGTGTGACATCCACAGATAAAATCCTGGTCCCTGATTTCTGTAAGGTCTCCATCCATGCAGGAAACAGTCTGCTCTGAATCCCAGATGGCTTCATGCTTCttgcaaaaaatgcaaaattgaatTTTGCTGCTCCATAGGGGACAGTTTTGCTGTTACAGCCGTGGGAAAAAAGATTTCCCAGGAGCCAGCTTTGCAATGTAGTGTGTGTCTTTGTCAACATCAAAGATTTTGTTCTCAGTGGGAAACAGCAAAACACTTTCAGAGAAGTGGGAATTATTGGTGACTGGCCCCTAGCATGTCCCTTTTTCCTGGTCCTTGCAGTCTACTCATGCTGTTCACCTGTTTGCTGAAACCAAACACCCTAAGGCTTCAGTCACTACCCCTGGCCTGTGCATCTCTAGTATTGCTCCCAGGCAGCTGTAAGTAACAGGTTACAAATGGGCGCAACATACAGGGGCCGAGCATGAAAAATCACTGGTATAGGCAATATCTTTTTTCTAGTTCCTGCTGAGGTGAAAGTGAATTTGACTCAAGAACACTCGACTGAGGTCAACCCAGGCATTAAAGAAATGTCCATACTGATTGCTAACGTGTTGCAGAAAGCCATAGGATTGTATAGACAGGGGACAGGCTCCTGAGTCCTCCCTGGACTGGGTGCTGTGGTGGGGCTGGTCTGCACTTCTCTGCACCCCTCTCATCACCTATGGAGCTGGGAAAGTACCACGAGCTCCCGAGAGAGAAGGAGGCTGGTGCATCCTGGAATCCATAACAACCTCTTGACTCTCTCTGGCCAGGTTTATCGCTGGGAATTCATCACCCGATGGAAGAACCTTGACCTGGACGTtatactgtgtccagtgctggggcCGGCCTTCACCTTGGGCTACTTGGAGACAAACCTTGGTAAGCCTCAAAGAGGAGGTGACGTATGGACAGGCTCCACTGGAAGTCCACCAAACCCTTTTGGAGGCAGAGAAATCCATGAAAATCCTTGTGGAAGTCCTAGCTTTGTTTCCATGTACCTCAAGCCCTCCCCTCTCATCCTGCCTGTAGGGTTAGAGGACATCTCAAGGGGTGACATTAAGGCAAAGTGAAAGCTGGGGTGGGCACAGCCTAAAGATCCTGAACACCAAAAATATATCAGCTGCTGGGAAGGTTTCAAGGTGGGGGATTGAAATGATAAATTAGCTGGTtcagctgccctctcctgcctATGGTTAATACTGCCCAGCGCAAGCCCCCCGTCAGGAACTGCTCCTGGCTCTAGGATGTTTTGCTTCTGCTTGCATGGTTTGGGCACTTGCGTTTGAAGCAGCAGGATGTGAGTCCACCTCAGAGTGTTTTTGGCATATCACAGGCCTTACATGTGCCCCCAGGATCTCCCACTCCTTCCCCCCATCTTCTCCAGACTCTCTGTCCTCCACCATGTTGTACAACATCCTCAACTTCCCTGCGGGAGTCGTGTCTGTCGCCTTGGTCACAGAGGCAGATGAAGAACAGCTGCAGCTTTACAGCGGGTACTTGGATGAGCCCTGGGACAAGAAgctgaggaaggtgagaaagacAGGTCCTTTTCAGGACTTGGGTAGCCCAGGGCAATCTCGTTGCTCCAGAGCTCGTTTTTTCAGATCACGGTAATCCCACACTGGACTGTGGGGTCACGCAGGCTTTGTGACAACCTCGGCTGCTGTCATGCAGCCCCAAACCTGGCACCATTTAAGTATATGGGGTCTCTGCTCTTCTACTTGCCTTCCTTTGCTGAGGTGTTAGCGCTAAAAACTTGGCTAGTCTGTCTTTGACATGTTATAGCCTGATCCCTTCGAGCTGGTTTGGTGGCATGGTCCAAACACTTTCAGCCAGAGCCTTTACCAGTATCTCCTGGCAAGTGTTTGCTGCTGGTGACACTATAGCTTGCTAGATGTGGGACCACTTGGGGTCCGGATTGGCTGCCAGAGAAGAAGCCACTTCTACTGCCTTCTAGAAGAGGTGTCCCTGACTTTCTCTTTCCCTGGGGACCGTGGGCCAGGACAGTGCTCCTGTGTGTGGCTCCTGTTCTGTGGTATTTTCATTAAGGTCCTGGAGACCTTCCTTCCACCGGAACTTGGAACTGTATTTGATCTTCAGCCTTTGAGCATCCCATCatgcttctctgctcttcatctGTTTTAGGCTGTGGAAGGAGCCGTGGGGCTGCCTGTGGCCGTCCAGTGTGTGGCTTTACCATGGCAGGAGGAGTTGTGCCTTCGGTTCATGAAAGAGGTTGAAAGACTGACCTGTGAGAAGAAATGGACAACCGATGCATCTGGGGCTAATGCAGCCCAGAGACATGGACTAAATCAGACCCCACCAGGAGCAGCCTCTGTGGCTCAGCAATCCCAAAAGTCAAGTAGCACATTGCCAGATGTGTCCAGCATGACCAGCAAGGCAGAGGAGGGTCCAACATTGCAAAGAACGGCCTTGCAAATCACCATCGCAGAGGACCTGTGAGATGACATGCAAACAGCTGCTCTCCAACCAGACATGCAGAGTGATGTGCAAATGTTGTCATCCCAACCTGATGTTGCAACACTGGTGTCCCGGTCAGATGAGGAGACTGAAGGGCCAATCCTGATTCGCCCACCTCACATGAAAAGGGACCTGCAGCCTGGTGAGCCAGAACCTGATGTTCAAGCCCAGGCACCCCAAAGGGATGAAGAGAGGGATCCACAGCCTGGTGAGCCAGAGCTTGATGTTCAAGCCCAGGCACCCCAGAGGGATGAAGAGAGGGACCCACAGCCTTGTGAGCCAGGGCTTGATGTGCAAGCACAGGCACCCCAGAGGGATGAAGAGAGGGACCCACAGCCTGGTGAGCCAGGGCTTGATGTGCAAGCACAGGCACCCCAGAGGGATGAAGAGAGGGACCCACAGCCTGGTGAGCCAGAGCTTGATGTGCAAGCACAGGCACCCCAGAGGGATGAAGAGAGGGACCCACAGCCTGGTGAGCCAGGGCTTGATGTTCAAGCCCAGGCACCCCAGAGGGATGAAGAGAGGGACCCACAGCCTGGTGAGCCAGGGCTTGATGTGCAAGCACAGGCACCCCAGAGGGATGAAGAGAGGGACCCACAGCCCCATGTGCCAGAGCCTGATGTGCAAACACAAGCAGCTGAAGGTGACATGTCAAGCGAGGACCAAAGCCAACTGATCACCCAGGTTAAGCTCACTGCTCTGTGATATGCAAATCTCCACTTCCCCCTCTATGGAAATAAAACTTGGAGTACAaaccagcagctctgctgaccCTCCTTGTCACTGCTCAGTTCCTGTGCCTGTGAAAAGTGCCAGGGGTCCTTTAGCAACACTCAGACCTCTCAAAATATCTTTGAGAGGAGACATTCCACCTCATTTGGCCTATTAAATTATGGGGCTTGCTGGCTAGAAGAGGTTTTGGGGGCATGGGATTTTATAAGTGTTTTTTACCCTTAGCTGGCTGCTCCATATGTAACATGGAGCAGCTATTGTGTGGTGGCTTGATGGGAAGTCAGGAAAGTGTTGATGGGAAGTCAGGAAAGTGATTAGCAGTGAGGTGTCCAGGATGCTGGGACCCTTTTGGAGATCGCTAAAACTGCTTAAAGCACCTTAAGCAAATACTTCAACTTGCAAACACGGGGGGCAGGGGGCTGGCTCTGAAAACCTCCTCCTCTCTGTACAGGTGGGGGAGTGAGGACTCCTTTCTAGTAGTGACTATGTCACAGCAACCTGAGTCCAAGCCGCTTTGCATTTCAtgtgaacattaaaaaataagaaaagaaaagagtgagaaagaaaatttAAGTGGCTAAAATTACTCCTGTAGTTGTTTTACACAGCTGAATGAAGATAATTGTATTGGCAATTGTGAGTGATTACAGTATTATCTGCCatcaaaaaagttatttttttgaaTGCTACGGGAATTAATGATACATAAAACTGTGCTTAGATTGAGTGCATTCATCAGCAGAAATGCCTCATGTTGGCACTGCTACACTGTAATTACTCCAGCTgcttggagagagaaagagagcaggaGATACGGGGCTATTGTGGATACTGCCAAAGATTTACATACATTTACATCCTGAGCAACTCTGGTGCTCAGGGAGGGGGAGCAGAGCCAGAACAGCAAAGCTGGAGAAGGGGGACAAGTTTGGCCATGTCTTTTTCTTTACTGGTGCATTTCAGAGGAGAGAATAGGATGTCATCTCTGGGTTTAAAACTTTTTGGAGTGAAGCCAGCATGGAGAAGAGGTTGAAATGCTCCTGAGCATTGCATGATGTGAGCCCAGTCTTTATAGGATGCTGCCTCAGGGTCTGTTGAATCGATTAAAACCATTACTGGGGTCACAAGCAGTGGTGGCCTGGTCCTGggaggctggtggtggtggtgggaacgGCAGACGTGGTGTCCCCCGAGGATGTCTGCATATGCCCTGTGCTTTGAGTGAGCCCCTGTATTGCCGTGTTGGTGGGGCTGGCAGCGCGCGTACGTCACAGCTGGGCAGAAATTGGGAAGAAATGCTCCCTGGTTTGCTCCGCGCCCCGTGGCCCTTCAGCAAGGAGACACGGTGAGGGGCATGTTTGCAGCCTGGGGCAGCCCAGGAAAGGCTGGTGCAGGGGGTGCGAGTTAAGTGTGTAGGGCAGCAGGGTGCTTCCTGCAGCGCAAACCGAAAAGGGGGAGCAGGCCTCTGCACAGGTTTGGAGGGGATTTTAAAGGAGTGGGAGTCGGTTGCACCCCTTTGTGGAGTGGAAAAGCAAAAGGGGGGGGCACAGACCCTTTCCAACCCCTGTGTGAATGCTGGGCCAGGCTCGGTGTTCCTCACACTGctcagagaagggaagactgcTGGATGCGATATGGCCTTTCGGGTGTGAGCCACCAGAGAGCAGGATtgagctgctggcctggcataAATCTGGTGCTCTGGAGGCTTTTGCACCCTAAAAGCCTGCACTATGTGCTTGGCTTGCAATGAGCACTAAAGGAAGCAGCAGCCTCTTTTCTGGCTCTTTGGGTGATGGGACAGCTTGAGCATTTGTAGGGAGCAGCACTTTTATTTCAGGTGATTTTAAGTCCTCTTAAAAAATGATGGGAGATTTGCTGTTGGTCCAACCCGGCTTGCCTGCTTTTGCTAAGGAGGATGTCTTGAGAGGGTTTGATCCTGGAAACCACCGGTGCTCAGAGAGGCCCatggccctgctgctgccaggattTGTGCCGGTGCCCAGGATTGTGCCTCGAACCCGCCGGCTGCCGGCGCTCTCTGACAGCTCACGCTTGGCACCGCGCGAAGCTGCCTGTGCTTTTGAACAGCAAGGGCATCTCTGCCACTCTCTCTGATTGCAGATTGCAGAAGTGGGGGGAATGGTAGAAATTATTTGAGTTTCAAGCCACCACAGGCCAACTTTCGAGTCTAACAGGAGCCAGGTTTAATCCCGACAGTCTTGCCACAAAGAAGCATTCTCCCACAGTTTGGGGTCAAGATTTAAGTGGGGTCCCGAGCCCGTTTGTGTCTCGCAGTGTGTCTGGGCTGAACCCAGATCTCCTTGGCCACCAGTACAAGTTTTCCTTGCCTGGAAAAGCGCATACCCGGACCAAATTCTTGTTTTCTCTGAGCCTCACTTTCTGAACAGGCCAGGAGAGGGAGACAGCCAGCCAGCCACTGCGCAAGCCCGATTTCCAGGCCAGGCAGCTGTCCCTGTTTGCCATGGGATGGGAGCATACACACTTAAATGTACACCCTGACATTCCCGGTGCTCCCAGAGGGAAGGTT contains:
- the LOC106485218 gene encoding vitamin D3 hydroxylase-associated protein-like translates to MICEKVKQLLSAFRDNPCSIPILVCSSTAALKALAWAVRKLMKRKFVRAKHHAEALEQMEKAVQQFKKENPDVQTSHILSLPLTELVEKLREGSLSPETILYSYIEKALEVNQEVNCVTAFIPSCLHHIQEMRNQKKGLLYGVPISIKDHVACKGYGCICGSGPKLSLLEQEESVLVRVLRSQGAIPFVKTNTAQCVINYDCSNAIYGQTLNPLNHKKSPGGCSGGEGALFAGGGSILGIGLDIGGSIRLLSSFCGLCGLKPTSDRLSYWGVSGPVHRLQTGESDSGSSKELADLHAAMMVYRWEFITRWKNLDLDVILCPVLGPAFTLGYLETNLDSLSSTMLYNILNFPAGVVSVALVTEADEEQLQLYSGYLDEPWDKKLRKAVEGAVGLPVAVQCVALPWQEELCLRFMKEVERLTCEKKWTTDASGANAAQRHGLNQTPPGAASVAQQSQKSSSTLPDVSSMTSKAEEGPTLQRTALQITIAEDL